From a single Nicotiana tomentosiformis chromosome 2, ASM39032v3, whole genome shotgun sequence genomic region:
- the LOC104109060 gene encoding transcriptional corepressor LEUNIG-like, which yields MPSSSQFLEMSEMDGMLPFASNSGYPLQQIPTVPPQWNARDDMPGINFGGATQLGPNIRAPANALPHLPEPSDAGNNRFLQQSSHQGWPLVGVGPVPPVISHQVVHPSVIVPTQKEQFLRTKFSPQQDALPEVAVQTFDKINFPAPASSGDFNRVLIQAGSSGKDAGMLGDKNKRTPKNLPVDKQILAPIGGKQMKDSGKQIAVQEQANQLRLQSSNKSGRKRKTSSISLAAVGKEKATTDHIMNGNIDSYLSRGDAGLIAASNSLAALRKSIAACIESDRKGITIKEIGSLHATKSKLLCCHFHSQGKLLATAGHERKVVIWDVENSDVKCGEGHAHLITDIRFRPNSMVFATSSFDRTVMLWDAAKPSNPFKSLVGHVEHVMSTDFHPTKAGLLSSCDSNDEIRLWDVDEGDCKLIFKGGSRQVRFQPRFGNLLASSTGNVINIFDVETNSIQQKFEGHVRDVRSICWDMSGNFLASVSEDSARIWCVSGGKCLHELCSSGNKFQSCTFHPDRA from the exons ATGCCATCAAGCTCACAGTTTCTTGAGATGAGTGAAATGGATGGCATGCTTCCATTTGCAAGCAATTCCGG CTATCCATTGCAGCAAATTCCAACTGTTCCTCCACAGTGGAATGCAAGA GATGACATGCCTGGTATAAACTTTGGAGGAGCTACACAATTGGGACCAAATATTCGCGCCCCTGCAAATGCTTTGCCTCATTTGCCAGAACCTTCTGATGCGG GGAACAACAGGTTTCTCCAACAATCATCTCATCAAGGATGGCCGTTAGTT GGAGTTGGCCCAGTTCCCCCTGTCATTAGCCATCAAGTAGTACATCCTAGTGTAATAGTACCAACTCAAAAGGAACAGTTTTTGAGAACTAAATTCTCTCCTCAACAGGATGCCTTACCAGAAGTGGCAGTTCAAACGTTTGATAAGATCAACTTTCCTGCCCCTGCAAGTTCTGGTGATTTCAATCGTGTGCTCATTCAAGCTGGATCGAGTGGAAAAGATGCAGGA ATGCTTGgtgataaaaataaaagaaccCCGAAGAATTTACCAGTTGACAAGCAAATATTAGCTCCTATAGGAGGAAAGCAAATGAAAGATTCTGGGAAGCAAATTGCAGTGCAGGAGCAAGCGAACCAGCTGAGATTGCAGTCTTCAAATAAG AGTGGCAGAAAGAGGAAAACGTCATCGATTTCTCTGGCAGCT GTTGGGAAAGAGAAAGCTACTACAGATCATATTATGAATGGCAATATCGACAGCTACTTATCCCGGGGAGATGCTGGTCTGATTGCTGCAAGTAATTCACTCGCTGCATTGAGGAAAAGTATTGCTGCTTGCATTGAATCTGACCGGAAAG GCATCACTATTAAAGAGATTGGAAGCCTTCACGCAACAAAGAGCAAGCTCCTATGTTGCCACTTCCATTCACAAGGAAAGTTGTTGGCTACTGCTGGTCACGAGAGGAAG GTTGTAATTTGGGACGTGGAAAATAGTGATGTTAAATGTGGAGAAGGTCATGCTCATCTCATTACAGATATCCGTTTTAGACCAAACTCAATGGTGTTTGCAACATCCTCTTTTGACAGAACTGTGATGTTATGGGATGCAGCCAAG CCAAGCAACCCTTTCAAAAGCCTTGTCGGGCACGTTGAGCATGTGATGTCCACAGATTTTCATCCAACAAAGGCCGGTCTCCTCAGCTCTTGTGATAGCAATGATGAGATTAGACTGTGGGATGTCGATGAGGGCGATTGCAAACTCATTTTTAAG GGAGGTAGTAGACAAGTTAGATTTCAACCTCGATTTGGGAACTTATTGGCAAGTTCTACAGGaaatgttataaatatatttGATGTGGAGACTAACAGCATCCAACAAAAGTTCGAA GGTCATGTCAGAGACGTCCGTTCAATCTGTTGGGATATGAGCGGGAATTTCCTGGCATCTGTGAGCGAGGATAGTGCACGGATATGGTGTGTTAGCGGAGGAAAGTGTTTACATGAACTTTGCTCCAGTGGCAATAAGTTCCAGTCATGCACTTTCCACCCTGACCGCGCTTAA